In the genome of Streptomyces fagopyri, the window GTACGACGCGGACCCCGCCCCGGACGCCCCGATCGAGCTGTCCTTCGCGGAGTTCGACGCGGCGGTCTCCATGGTGCGGGCAGCGGGGTTCCCCGCCGAGCGGACGGCACGGCAGGCCTGGCCGCACTTCCACGGCTGGCGGGTCAACTACGAGGCGATCGCCTACGAGTTGTGCCGCCGCGGCGACGCCGTCCCCGCGCTGTGGACCGGCACCCGGGACTTCGCCACCACGCCCGTCCCGCCGGCCCGGCCCATGGACCGCCGCCCGGCCGACGGCGACGCGGCACCGCCCCCGGCCACCCCGTAGTCCGGGCCGTGCCGGGGCGGTCCGCGAAGGACGGCCGTCAGCCGGCCAGCATGCGAGCCAGGACGGCACGCTGCAGCGGGCGCACCTCGGTGTGCAGGTCACGGCCCTTGCGGGTGAGCGCGACCCACACCCCGCGCCGGTCCTCCGCGCACACCGTGCGCTGCACGAGTCCGTCCTTCTCCAGCCGCCCGATCAGGCGGGACAGGGCACTCTGGCTCAGGTGGACGCGGTCGGCGATGTTCTGCACCCGGCACTGTTCGCCCGGGTGCGAGAGTTCGCCCGAGGCGAGGATGTCCAGCACCTCGAAGTCGCTGGCGCCCAGACCGTGCGGATGCAGCTCCCGGTCGATCTCGCACATGGTGCGCGCGTGCACCGACAGGATGTCCCGCCACCGGTCCTCGAGCCGGACCTCACCCGCCGTGTTCGCTGCCATACCTGCACGGTAACAGAGGTGGCGCCGTTGATTGAGTGTGCAACCAGTATGGTCGCGTCAGTACGGCCGGGCACTGTCCGGGGTTACGCGCCGGGGGCGTCCTGGAGGAGCCCGACGAGGTTTCCGTCCGGGTCCTTGACCGAGGCGATCAGCCTGCCGCCGCCCACGTCCTGGACCTCCTGGAGCGTCTCGGCCCCGGCCTCCAGAAGCCCGGCGAGCGCCGTCCGGATGTCGTCGACGTGCCAGAACGGAACCGGTCCGGTCATTCCCTTGGCGTGACCGTTGGGGTCGAGCCCCACGTCCTGCCCGGCGTCCTTGAAACCGACGTAGTAGGCGGTGTCCGCGTACGGCTCGGCCCCGAGCAGCCCGCTGAACATGGCCTTCGCCCGTGCGAGGTCCTTGACGGGGTAGATGATGGTCTTCACACCGGCGGTCATGGCGACTCCCTGGAGATGCGTGTCGTTGCCGTTCGGCCGGCGGGCTGTGCCGGCTCCTCCACGCTAGGCCGGATGAGTGCTCGCGGGCTTCTCGAATCCTGACCGGTCACCCACGCCCGGCGGACGACGGTGAGGCGGGGTGACGGGCGCGACGGCCCTGGAGTGACCGAAGCCATCCGCCGTGACGTCCTGCCGACCCGACGGCCGGCTCCGGCGGCGAGGCGGGCACCCCGCGTCGGGCCCGGGGGCGACAGCCGTGGGTGTGCGGGGCCGCCGGCACCGGCGGTACGCTGTTCTCCGGCCGCGATCTTGTGTCGCGGCGCGGCGGTGGGGCCCGCCGTACCCGAACCGCGGCGCGACTGCCGCCAACGGTCCCTACTTGCGATGACGTGCGCCCTCCCCGGGGCCCGGCGAGTAGGAGAGGTACCTCCATGACAGTCCCGCACCCCGAGCGAGTCGGCACACCCGACGCTCCCGTGGGTCCGTCCCCCCGCCGCGCGTCCCCCTGGGACGGTCAGGGGCCCGTGGTGGCGATGGTCGCGCTCGGCGGCGCGCTCGGTGCCACCGCCCGGTACGCGGCGGCCCGTCTGTGGCCGGTGGAGACGGGCGGATTCCCCTGGACGACGTTCTGGGTGAACGTCTCCGGCTGTGCCGTGATCGGCGTCTTCATGGTCGTCATCACCGACGTGTGGGCGGCCCACCGGCTGGTGCGGCCCTTCTTCGGCACCGGAGTGCTGGGCGGGTTCACGACCTTCTCGACCTACGCCGTCGACGGCCAGAGGCTTCTCGACGGGGGGCACCCCGCGACCGCGTTCGCGTACCTCGCCGCGACCCTGTGCGCGGCGCTCACGGCGGTAGGGCTCGCGGTCGCGGTGACCCGCCGCGCGCTGGTGGGGAGGCGGCGATGACCCGGCTGACCGGCGGCGCCCTGCGCGTGACGATCTTCATCGGCGAGAGTGACGTCTGGCACCACAGGCCGCTCTACACGGAGATCGTGCACCGCGCCCACGCGGCGGGCCTGGCCGGGGCCAGCGTCTTCCGCGGTATCGAGGGCTTCGGCGCCTCCTCGCTGATCCACACCTCGCGGCTGCTGTCGCTGAGCGAGGACCTCCCGGTGGCGATCGTGCTCGTGGACACCGAGGAACGAGTCCGCGCCTTCCTCCCCCAGCTGGACGAACTCGTCGGGGAGGGGCTGGTGATCCTCGACGACTGCGAGGTGGTCCGGTACACGGGCCGCGACGCCGAGTCCGGCAAAACGGGCAGGGAAGGTAAGGAACAGTTGTGAACTGGCTGCTCGTGATCGCCGGCGGGATGCTCGGCGCACCCCTGCGCTATCTGACCGACCGGGCGGTGCAGACCCGGCACGACACCGTCTTCCCCTGGGGCACCTTCGCTGTCAATGTGGTCGGCTGCCTGGTCCTCGGTCTGCTGACCGGCGCGGTCGCCGCGGGCGCCGCGGGTTCGCACCTCCAGCTGTTCCTCGGCACCGGCCTGTGCGGGGCACTGACCACGTACTCCACATTCTCGTACGAGACACTACGGCTGACCGAGACCGGAGCGGGGTTCTACGCCGCGGCGAACGTGATCGTGAGCGTGGCGGCCGGGCTCGGCGCGGCATTCGCGGGTGTTTCGTTCGCGCAAGCCGTGTGGACCTAGGTCTTGCGTGTGGCCCGGGCATAGTAAGACTGTCTACAGCACTGTCGACCAACTCCTCAGAACTGGATTCCATGAGCGTCATCAACGTCGGTCAGGCCGTCGTCCTCGGAGTCGTCGAGGGAGTGACCGAATTCCTCCCCGTCTCCTCCACCGGCCATCTCAAGATCACCGAGGGGCTGATGAACATCCCCGTCGACGACGACGCCGTCGTCGGGTTCTCCGCGGTCATCCAGGTCGGCGCCATCGCCGCCGTGCTCGTCTACTTCTTCAAGGACATCGTGCGGATCGTCTCCGCCTGGGGGCGCGGACTGCGCGACAAGGAGGAGCGCCACAACCACGACTACAAGTTCGCCTGGTGGGTGATCTACGCGACCATCCCGATCGTGGTCGTCGGCCTGGCCGCGAAGCCGCTCATCGAGGGGCCGCTGGCCTCGCTGTGGGTGGTCGCGGCCTCGCTGATCGTCGGCAGCGGTGTGATGTGGGCGGCCGACCAGATGGGCCGGCACAAGCGCGGCGAGGACGACACCTCGTTCAAGGACGCGATGCTGGTGGGCAGTTCGCAGATCCTCGCGCTGCTCTTCCCGGGCTTCTCGCGCTCCGGCGCCACGATGTCGACCGCGCTCATCCTCGACCTGGACCGGGTGGCCGCGACCCGGCTCTCCTTCTTCCTCGGCATCCCGGCCCTGACCGGCGCCGGTATCTACGAGCTCAAGGACGCGCTGGGCACCGGGGTGGGCGCGGCGCCGCTGGCCGTCGGGACCCTCGTGTCGTTCGTGGTCGCCTACGGGTCGATCGCGTGGCTGCTGAAGTTCGTCGCCAAGCACTCCTTCAACGCCTTCGTGATCTACCGCGTCGTCATCGGGGTCGCGCTGCTCGGACTGCTCGCGACGGGCACCCTCAACAGCTGATCCACCGAGAACCCTGAGGTCACGGCGGCGCGCCCGTGACCGCGTCCCCCGACGAAGGCGCCACCGGGCGGTCCCCGCCACCGGACGGCTCCTTCTCCGAAATCGGCTCGGAGAAGGAGCCGTTGCCCGCCGGACGGCCGGCGACGACGCCCCGGGCGGCGGCGGTCCCGGGCGGCGGCGGCCACGGACGGCCCGGCCGATGAGCACCCGGACCGGCCGCACGGCACAATGGTGATCATGTCCGCGTCGCTGTCGTCCCCGACGTTCCTGCCGGTCCTGGAACGCATCGCCACCGAGATCGAACAGACACCCGGCCACGGACGGCCCGCCGACTACATCCCGGCGCTCGCCGCCTGCGACCCCCGGCGCTTCGGCATGGCCGTGGCGGAGCTCGACGGCACGGTGTACGGGGTCGGGGACTGGCGGCAGCCCTTCTCCGCCCAGTCCCTCACCAAG includes:
- a CDS encoding MarR family winged helix-turn-helix transcriptional regulator is translated as MAANTAGEVRLEDRWRDILSVHARTMCEIDRELHPHGLGASDFEVLDILASGELSHPGEQCRVQNIADRVHLSQSALSRLIGRLEKDGLVQRTVCAEDRRGVWVALTRKGRDLHTEVRPLQRAVLARMLAG
- a CDS encoding DUF190 domain-containing protein — its product is MTRLTGGALRVTIFIGESDVWHHRPLYTEIVHRAHAAGLAGASVFRGIEGFGASSLIHTSRLLSLSEDLPVAIVLVDTEERVRAFLPQLDELVGEGLVILDDCEVVRYTGRDAESGKTGREGKEQL
- the crcB gene encoding fluoride efflux transporter CrcB, which encodes MTVPHPERVGTPDAPVGPSPRRASPWDGQGPVVAMVALGGALGATARYAAARLWPVETGGFPWTTFWVNVSGCAVIGVFMVVITDVWAAHRLVRPFFGTGVLGGFTTFSTYAVDGQRLLDGGHPATAFAYLAATLCAALTAVGLAVAVTRRALVGRRR
- the crcB gene encoding fluoride efflux transporter CrcB → MNWLLVIAGGMLGAPLRYLTDRAVQTRHDTVFPWGTFAVNVVGCLVLGLLTGAVAAGAAGSHLQLFLGTGLCGALTTYSTFSYETLRLTETGAGFYAAANVIVSVAAGLGAAFAGVSFAQAVWT
- a CDS encoding undecaprenyl-diphosphate phosphatase: MSVINVGQAVVLGVVEGVTEFLPVSSTGHLKITEGLMNIPVDDDAVVGFSAVIQVGAIAAVLVYFFKDIVRIVSAWGRGLRDKEERHNHDYKFAWWVIYATIPIVVVGLAAKPLIEGPLASLWVVAASLIVGSGVMWAADQMGRHKRGEDDTSFKDAMLVGSSQILALLFPGFSRSGATMSTALILDLDRVAATRLSFFLGIPALTGAGIYELKDALGTGVGAAPLAVGTLVSFVVAYGSIAWLLKFVAKHSFNAFVIYRVVIGVALLGLLATGTLNS
- a CDS encoding VOC family protein gives rise to the protein MTAGVKTIIYPVKDLARAKAMFSGLLGAEPYADTAYYVGFKDAGQDVGLDPNGHAKGMTGPVPFWHVDDIRTALAGLLEAGAETLQEVQDVGGGRLIASVKDPDGNLVGLLQDAPGA